One window of the Nicotiana tabacum cultivar K326 chromosome 4, ASM71507v2, whole genome shotgun sequence genome contains the following:
- the LOC107784937 gene encoding homeobox-leucine zipper protein HAT14-like, with the protein MELALSLGGDTQKPFSFLEKSTNNSSSHEELLTGSNKDIRFCMGLGKSNPNIAAEPGLTNGPERMVLDMNRRPIILAEEAEEGTDLSSPNSNSAVSSFQMEFSSIYRSGISRSLIGKRDHFEAGNTERGVSDEDENNGLARKKLRLTKEQSAFLEESFKEHNTLNPEKNFNILQKQKLALAKQLNLRPRQVEVWFQNRRARTKLKQTELDCEYLKRCCEKLTEENRRLQKELQELRALKSSQPFYMQLPATTLTMCPSCERVATTAATAVPTAAAATTTSATATANAAATNTTLSLAKPNLFPFPPAQIHPPQAAS; encoded by the exons atgGAGTTAGCTTTGAGCTTAGGAGGGGATACCCAAAAaccattttcttttcttgaaaAATCTACTAATAATTCTTCGTCACATGAGGAGCTGCTAACGGGTAGCAATAAAGATATAAGATTCTGCATGGGTTTAGGAAAGAGCAATCCAAATA TAGCAGCTGAACCGGGTTTAACAAATGGACCGGAAAGAATGGTGTTGGACATGAACCGGCGGCCAATAATACTGGCAGAGGAGGCGGAAGAAGGGACGGACCTCTCATCTCCGAACAGCAACAGCGCAGTATCAAGTTTTCAGATGGAATTTTCATCAATATACAGAAGTGGAATTAGCAGATCATTAATAGGAAAGAGAGATCATTTTGAAGCAGGAAATACAGAAAGAGGAGTTAGTGATGAAGATGAAAATAATGGTTTAGCTAGAAAAAAACTGAGACTTACCAAAGAGCAATCTGCTTTTCTTGAAGAAAGTTTCAAAGAGCATAACACTCTCAACCCT gaaaagaattttaacattttgCAGAAACAGAAGCTTGCTCTGGCAAAGCAGTTAAACCTTCGGCCTAGACAAGTAGAAGTTTGGTTCCAAAACAGAAGAGCAAG GACGAAATTGAAGCAGACAGAACTAGATTGTGAATATTTAAAAAGGTGTTGTGAGAAACTGACAGAAGAGAATAGGAGGCTGCAAAAAGAGCTTCAAGAATTAAGAGCTTTGAAATCTTCCCAACCTTTCTACATGCAACTTCCTGCCACCACTCTCACTATGTGTCCGTCTTGTGAGCGCGTCGCCACCACCGCCGCCACGGCCGTCCCTACAGCCGCTGCTGCTACCACTACCTCTGCCACGGCCACGGCCAATGCCGCCGCCACAAACACGACGCTTTCTTTGGCAAAGCCCAATCTCTTCCCATTTCCACCTGCACAAATTCATCCTCCGCAGGCTGCTTCATAA
- the LOC107784939 gene encoding uncharacterized protein LOC107784939, translating to MARMGEGDKRWIVEDRPDGTNVHNWHWSETDCLEWSRNFFNKLLSNQTLLNGEGNLYIRTKKLEKLEGEAYVNIRKGKIIPGYELSLVLSWEGEAKDTDGTSLLKTEGTVEIPYISDENAGEDPEARVTIRDEGPIGKRLKDAFIAKGKTFVFEQVQVYVNAMARGGPAKDDLESKKVVSKTAGSAKGVGAVEKDKVAVKEVVKKEEKKKEGFKTIAMTEKFNCRAKDLFEILMDERRWKGFSQSNARISKEIGGEFTIFDGSVTGKNVDLQEGKLIVQNWRFGSWPDGIESTVRIVFDEPEPGVTVVKLTHSNVPEEDRYGNATVVENTERGWRDLIFNKIRAVFGFGI from the exons ATGGCTCGAATGGGAGAAGGAGACAAAAGATGGATCGTGGAGGACCGTCCAGACGGCACAAACGTCCACAACTGGCACTGGTCTGAAACCGATTGTCTCGAATGGTCCCGCAACTTCTTCAACAAGCTACTCTCAAACCAAACACTCCTCAACGGCGAAGGCAATCTCTACATCCGAACGAAAAAGCTCGAAAAACTCGAAGGAGAAGCGTACGTTAATATCCGCAAGGGAAAGATAATTCCAGGGTATGAATTAAGTCTAGTACTTTCATGGGAAGGTGAAGCTAAAGACACTGACGGCACAAGTTTGTTGAAAACTGAAGGGACTGTAGAAATCCCTTATATATCCGACGAGAATGCTGGTGAAGACCCTGAAGCTAGGGTTACAATTAGGGATGAGGGTCCCATCGGGAAAAGATTAAAAGATGCTTTTATTGCAAAAGGGAAGACTTTCGTTTTCGAGCAAGTTCAGGTTTATGTTAATGCTATGGCGAGAGGTGGTCCTGCTAAGGACGACCTCGAATCGAAGAAAGTTGTAAGCAAAACTGCGGGTTCTGCCAAGGGGGTAGGTGCAGTTGAGAAGGATAAAGTTGCAGTGAAAGAGGTTGtgaagaaggaggagaagaagaaggaagggTTTAAGACGATTGCGATGACGGAGAAGTTCAATTGCAGAGCGAAGGATTTGTTTGAGATTTTGATGGATGAGAGGAGATGGAAGGGCTTTTCACAGAGCAATGCGAGGATCAGTAAAGAGATTGGGGGTGAATTTACTATATTTGATGGGTCAGTGACTGGGAAAAATGTGGATTTGCAGGAAGGAAAATTGATTGTACAGAATTGGCGGTTTGGTAGCTGGCCTGATGGGATTGAGTCCACG GTTCGAATTGTTTTTGATGAGCCTGAACCTGGAGTTACAGTAGTCAAGCTTACACATAGTAATGTGCCGGAGGAAGACAG ATATGGAAATGCAACTGTTGTGGAGAATACTGAGAGGGGATGGCGAGATCTTATTTTCAACAAGATACGTGCTGTTTTTGGCTTTGGAATCTAA